The Arachis hypogaea cultivar Tifrunner chromosome 16, arahy.Tifrunner.gnm2.J5K5, whole genome shotgun sequence genome contains a region encoding:
- the LOC112759038 gene encoding glucose-1-phosphate adenylyltransferase large subunit 1, chloroplastic has translation MKINNKGRVISFSEKSKGEDLKAMQVDTTLLGLSWEEAEKKPYIAFMGVYVFKKDLLLNLLRWRFATTNEFGLEVIPACASEFCIKVQNLANQKYISGQ, from the exons ATGAAGATAAACAATAAAGGAAGGGTGATTTCATTCAGTGAGAAGTCTAAAGGAGAAGACCTGAAAGCAATG CAAGTAGATACGACACTCTTGGGACTTTCATGGGAAGAGGCTGAAAAGAAACCATACATTGCTTTCATGGGAGTGTATGTGTTCAAGAAGGACTTACTTCTTAATCTACTAAG ATGGCGCTTTGCAACTACAAATGAATTTGGATTAGAAGTCATTCCTGCATGTGCTAGTGAGTTTTGCATTAAG GTTCAGAATTTGGCAAATCAAAAGTACATTAGTGGTCAGTAA